In Mixophyes fleayi isolate aMixFle1 chromosome 4, aMixFle1.hap1, whole genome shotgun sequence, the following proteins share a genomic window:
- the AEBP2 gene encoding zinc finger protein AEBP2 isoform X1, with protein sequence MAAASPDPQPSAAGSPSPAQAADPEPRAEEAEEEADDEAEDEESSGVSERSDSPAGSSLDGDGGKSRQEDGPSPGSGAASSSAGDDGYCSSSKSGRRASLEGSSEGEPLSRMDSEDSISSTLMDVDSTISSGRSTPAMMNGQGIPTSSSKSISYNCCWDQCQACFSSSPDLADHIRSIHVDGQRGGVFVCFWKGCKVYNTPSTSQSWLQRHMLTHSGDKPFKCVVGGCNASFASQGGLARHVPTHFSQQNSSKVSGHPKSKEESPSKAGLNKRRKLKNKRKRSLSAALGSSPYSTTPVQLKARPHDFFDAQTLDAIRHRAICFNLSAQIESLGNGHSVVFHSTVIAKRKEDSGKIKLLLHWTPEDILPDVWVNETDRHQLKTKVVHLSKLPKDTALLLDPNIYRNSSKRITHESLKDHFS encoded by the exons ATGGCCGCCGCTAGCCCCGACCCTCAGCCGTCCGCTGCCGGGAGCCCCAGCCCCGCTCAGGCCGCAGACCCGGAGCCTCGCGCTGAGGAGGCGGAGGAAGAGGCTGACGACGAGGCGGAGGACGAGGAGAGCAGCGGGGTGTCGGAGCGCTCGGACAGTCCGGCCGGGAGCAGCCTGGACGGGGATGGGGGGAAGAGCCGGCAGGAGGACGGGCCCAGCCCGGGCAGCGGGGCGGCCAGCAGCTCCGCCGGGGATGACGGTtactgcagctccagcaagtccGGCCGGAGAGCCAGTCTGGAGGGGTCCTCTGAGGGGGAACCGCTGAGCCGCATGGACTCCGAGGACAG CATAAGCAGCACACTCATGGATGTGGACAGTACGATATCCAGCGGCCGCTCTACTCCAGCCATGATGAACGGACAAGGGATCCCTACATCATCCAGCAAAAGCATCTCCTACAACTGCTGCTGGGACCAGTGCCAAGCCTGCTTCTCCTCCAGCCCTGACCTCGCAGATCACATCCGCTCCATCCATGTAGATGGTCAGCGCGGAGGG GTCTTCGTCTGCTTTTGGAAGGGGTGCAAGGTGTATAACACGCCCTCCACCAGCCAGAGTTGGCTGCAGCGACACATGTTAACCCACAGTGGAGATAAACCCTTCAAG tgtgtggTTGGAGGCTGCAACGCCAGCTTCGCTTCTCAAGGAGGTCTCGCCCGTCATGTGCCCACTCACTTCAGTCAGCAAAACTCTTCTAAAGTGTCCGGCCACCCCAAGTCCAAAGAGGAGTCTCCATCCAAAGCCGGACTGAACAAACGCCGAAAGCTGAAGAATAAACGCAAACGCTCACTGT CGGCTGCACTGGGAAGTTCTCCTTATTCTACCACCCCAGTACAGCTGAAAG CCAGACCACACGATTTCTTTGATGCGCAGACGCTGGACGCCATACGACATCGCGCCATCTGCTTCAATCTCTCTGCCCAAATAGAGTCTTTGGGGAACGGGCACAGTGTGGTGTTTCACAGCACG GTCATTGCAAAGAGAAAGGAGGATTCTGGGAAGATTAAACTCTTGCTGCATTGGACACCAGAAGATAT CCTCCCGGATGTGTGGGTGAACGAGACTGATCGCCACCAGCTAAAAACCAAGGTCGTCCATTTATCCAAACTCCCGAAAGACACAGCCCTGCTCCTGGACCCCAACATTTACAG AAACTCCAGTAAAAGGATCACACACGAGTCCCTGAAAGATCACTTCTCTTAA
- the AEBP2 gene encoding zinc finger protein AEBP2 isoform X2, translated as MAAASPDPQPSAAGSPSPAQAADPEPRAEEAEEEADDEAEDEESSGVSERSDSPAGSSLDGDGGKSRQEDGPSPGSGAASSSAGDDGYCSSSKSGRRASLEGSSEGEPLSRMDSEDSISSTLMDVDSTISSGRSTPAMMNGQGIPTSSSKSISYNCCWDQCQACFSSSPDLADHIRSIHVDGQRGGVFVCFWKGCKVYNTPSTSQSWLQRHMLTHSGDKPFKCVVGGCNASFASQGGLARHVPTHFSQQNSSKVSGHPKSKEESPSKAGLNKRRKLKNKRKRSLSRPHDFFDAQTLDAIRHRAICFNLSAQIESLGNGHSVVFHSTVIAKRKEDSGKIKLLLHWTPEDILPDVWVNETDRHQLKTKVVHLSKLPKDTALLLDPNIYRNSSKRITHESLKDHFS; from the exons ATGGCCGCCGCTAGCCCCGACCCTCAGCCGTCCGCTGCCGGGAGCCCCAGCCCCGCTCAGGCCGCAGACCCGGAGCCTCGCGCTGAGGAGGCGGAGGAAGAGGCTGACGACGAGGCGGAGGACGAGGAGAGCAGCGGGGTGTCGGAGCGCTCGGACAGTCCGGCCGGGAGCAGCCTGGACGGGGATGGGGGGAAGAGCCGGCAGGAGGACGGGCCCAGCCCGGGCAGCGGGGCGGCCAGCAGCTCCGCCGGGGATGACGGTtactgcagctccagcaagtccGGCCGGAGAGCCAGTCTGGAGGGGTCCTCTGAGGGGGAACCGCTGAGCCGCATGGACTCCGAGGACAG CATAAGCAGCACACTCATGGATGTGGACAGTACGATATCCAGCGGCCGCTCTACTCCAGCCATGATGAACGGACAAGGGATCCCTACATCATCCAGCAAAAGCATCTCCTACAACTGCTGCTGGGACCAGTGCCAAGCCTGCTTCTCCTCCAGCCCTGACCTCGCAGATCACATCCGCTCCATCCATGTAGATGGTCAGCGCGGAGGG GTCTTCGTCTGCTTTTGGAAGGGGTGCAAGGTGTATAACACGCCCTCCACCAGCCAGAGTTGGCTGCAGCGACACATGTTAACCCACAGTGGAGATAAACCCTTCAAG tgtgtggTTGGAGGCTGCAACGCCAGCTTCGCTTCTCAAGGAGGTCTCGCCCGTCATGTGCCCACTCACTTCAGTCAGCAAAACTCTTCTAAAGTGTCCGGCCACCCCAAGTCCAAAGAGGAGTCTCCATCCAAAGCCGGACTGAACAAACGCCGAAAGCTGAAGAATAAACGCAAACGCTCACTGT CCAGACCACACGATTTCTTTGATGCGCAGACGCTGGACGCCATACGACATCGCGCCATCTGCTTCAATCTCTCTGCCCAAATAGAGTCTTTGGGGAACGGGCACAGTGTGGTGTTTCACAGCACG GTCATTGCAAAGAGAAAGGAGGATTCTGGGAAGATTAAACTCTTGCTGCATTGGACACCAGAAGATAT CCTCCCGGATGTGTGGGTGAACGAGACTGATCGCCACCAGCTAAAAACCAAGGTCGTCCATTTATCCAAACTCCCGAAAGACACAGCCCTGCTCCTGGACCCCAACATTTACAG AAACTCCAGTAAAAGGATCACACACGAGTCCCTGAAAGATCACTTCTCTTAA
- the AEBP2 gene encoding zinc finger protein AEBP2 isoform X3, whose product MAAASPDPQPSAAGSPSPAQAADPEPRAEEAEEEADDEAEDEESSGVSERSDSPAGSSLDGDGGKSRQEDGPSPGSGAASSSAGDDGYCSSSKSGRRASLEGSSEGEPLSRMDSEDSISSTLMDVDSTISSGRSTPAMMNGQGIPTSSSKSISYNCCWDQCQACFSSSPDLADHIRSIHVDGQRGGVFVCFWKGCKVYNTPSTSQSWLQRHMLTHSGDKPFKCVVGGCNASFASQGGLARHVPTHFSQQNSSKVSGHPKSKEESPSKAGLNKRRKLKNKRKRSLSAALGSSPYSTTPVQLKDFAFENSTFVPKSFYCTNKFPAAERSPT is encoded by the exons ATGGCCGCCGCTAGCCCCGACCCTCAGCCGTCCGCTGCCGGGAGCCCCAGCCCCGCTCAGGCCGCAGACCCGGAGCCTCGCGCTGAGGAGGCGGAGGAAGAGGCTGACGACGAGGCGGAGGACGAGGAGAGCAGCGGGGTGTCGGAGCGCTCGGACAGTCCGGCCGGGAGCAGCCTGGACGGGGATGGGGGGAAGAGCCGGCAGGAGGACGGGCCCAGCCCGGGCAGCGGGGCGGCCAGCAGCTCCGCCGGGGATGACGGTtactgcagctccagcaagtccGGCCGGAGAGCCAGTCTGGAGGGGTCCTCTGAGGGGGAACCGCTGAGCCGCATGGACTCCGAGGACAG CATAAGCAGCACACTCATGGATGTGGACAGTACGATATCCAGCGGCCGCTCTACTCCAGCCATGATGAACGGACAAGGGATCCCTACATCATCCAGCAAAAGCATCTCCTACAACTGCTGCTGGGACCAGTGCCAAGCCTGCTTCTCCTCCAGCCCTGACCTCGCAGATCACATCCGCTCCATCCATGTAGATGGTCAGCGCGGAGGG GTCTTCGTCTGCTTTTGGAAGGGGTGCAAGGTGTATAACACGCCCTCCACCAGCCAGAGTTGGCTGCAGCGACACATGTTAACCCACAGTGGAGATAAACCCTTCAAG tgtgtggTTGGAGGCTGCAACGCCAGCTTCGCTTCTCAAGGAGGTCTCGCCCGTCATGTGCCCACTCACTTCAGTCAGCAAAACTCTTCTAAAGTGTCCGGCCACCCCAAGTCCAAAGAGGAGTCTCCATCCAAAGCCGGACTGAACAAACGCCGAAAGCTGAAGAATAAACGCAAACGCTCACTGT CGGCTGCACTGGGAAGTTCTCCTTATTCTACCACCCCAGTACAGCTGAAAG ATTTCGCTTTTGAAAATTCAACGTTTGTTCCTAAAAGTTtttattgcacaaataagtttccaGCAGCTGAGCGCTCCCCTACATGA